The sequence CGGTGGCTCGTCCAACTACATCAGCAACAACTGGTATGGCGACCCGCTCAGTGCCTGGGGCGGCGTGGTCACGTTCAGCCCGGACAAACGCTGGTTTTTCCGTGTGGGCGGCTACGATGCCAACCCGCAGAACCGATCCACCGACCAAGGCCTCAAGCTCGGCACCTCCGGCGACGACCACGGCACCATGATCGTCGCCGAAGTGGAGGTCAAGCCCGACTACGGCAATGGGATCGATGGCGACTACCGCATCGGCGCAACCCGCAACAGCAACGACCAACTGCGCGTCTACACCCGTTCGGGCCTGCCGACCAGCCTGGGCACCGATCCGGCCGCGCTGCAAGACACCGACCGCGCGTTCTATGCCAATTTCGAACAGCAGGTCACCAGCAATGGCGCCGGCGGCGGCTTGCGGCTATTTGCAAGCATCATCGACGCCGACGAGGACGTCAGCACGGTGGGCCAGGTGCTGGCGATCGGCGGATTCTGGAAAGGACTCTCCGCAACGCGACCCAACGACCGCGTCGGCGTGGCAGTCGGCCGCAACGCGCTCAGCGACTCATTGCGTGCAGCGCAAACCCGCTACAACCAGCGCTTGCCTGCCGGCGCGGCGGCCATTGGCGTGCAGCGCTACGAATATCCGATCGAGCTCAATTACAACATCGCCGTCAGCCGCGGGATCGAAGTCATGCCCAGCGTGCAGTACATCCGTCATCCGGGTGGCCTGGATGGCGACAACGCCACCATTTTGGGCCTGCAGGTCAGCCTGAACTTCTGACGCCCGACCGGCCATGCGTTCGACGCTGATCCTGCGTCGACGCATCCGGCCGCTGTCATGCATTGCAGGCGCGCTGCCTGCCTTCACCCTGGACCTTGCCGATGGCTACGCACCAAACGCAAAAACTCGCACGGTTCCTGATCGCCCCGGCGATCGTGCTGCTGCTGGCCTGGATGATCGTGCCGCTGGCGATGACGGTGTGGTTTTCCACGCTGAACTACAACCTGCTCACCCCGGACAAGACCTTTGTCGGGCCGGGCAACTATCGCTACTTCCTGGGCAACCCGGCGTTCATGTCCTCGCTGGGCAATACCTTGTTGCTGGTCGGGTCGGTGCTGGCGATCACTGCGGTGTTCGGCGTGTTGATCGCACTACTGCTGGACCAGGTGTTCGTGGGCCGCCGCATCGTGCGCCTGATGTTGATCGCGCCGTTCTTCGTGATGCCCACGGTGAGCGCGCTGATCTGGAAGAACCTGCTGATGCATCCGGTGTCCGGGCTGCTGGCATGGCTTTGGCAATGTGCTGGGCTGACTCCGATCGACTGGTTCACCCAGTACCCGATGTTCTCCATCATCGTCATCGTGGCCTGGCAATGGTTGCCATTTGCGGTGCTGATCCTGCTGACCGCGCTGCAATCGCTGGATGAAGAACAACAGGAGGCCGCGCTGATGGACGGTGCCGGCGCGTTCGACCGCTTCTTCCATCTGACCCTGCCGCATCTGGCACGCCCGCTGACCATCGTGGTGCTGATCGAAACGATCTTCCTGCTCACCGTGTTCGTAGAGATCTACGTCACCACCGGCGGCGGGCCCGGCCTGCAGACCACCAACCTGGCGTACCTGATCTATTCGCAGGCACTGCTGCAGTACGACGTGGGCGCCGCATCGGCAGGCGGACTGATCGCCGTGGTACTGGCCAATATCGCGGCCATCTTCCTGGTGCGCATCGTCGGCAAGAATCTGGAGACCTGAGATGGCCCGACGTACTTCCACGCTGCAAATCCTCGTCACCACGGTTGCCGCATGGGTGGTTGGCGGCGTGATCTTCTTTCCGATCCTGTGGATGCTGCTGACCAGCTTCAAGACCGAAGTCGATGCGTTTTCCAGCCCGCCCAGCTTCGTGTTCTTCCATTGGACACTGGAAAACTACATTGCCGTGCAGGGCCGCAGCGACTACTTTGCGCACGCCTGGAATTCGGTGGCGGTATCGCTGGGCTCGACCCTGATCGCGCTTGCCATCGCCATCCCGGCCGCGTGGTCGATGGCGTTCTCGCCCACCAAGCGCACGCGCGGCATCCTGTTGTGGATGTTGTCCACCAAGATGCTGCCGCCGGTCGGCGTGCTGGTGCCGATCTATCTGCTGTACCGCGATTCCGGGCTGCTGGATACGCAGCTGGGCCTGATCATCGTGTTGTGCCTGAGCAACCTGCCGATCATGGTCTGGATGCTGTTCAACTACTTCAAGGACATCCCCAAGGACATCCTGGAGGCAGCGCGCATGGATGGCGCCACCATCGGCAAGGAAATCCTCTACATCCTGGCGCCGATGGCCGTTCCCGGCATCGCGTCTTCGCTGCTGCTCAACGTGATCCTGGCCTGGAACGAGGCGTTCTGGTCGTTGAATCTGTCCTCGTCGCAGGCCTCGCCGTTGACCGCGTTCATCGCCTCGTATTCGAGCCCGGAGGGCCTGTTCTGGGCCAAGTTGTCGGCCGCCTCGACGATGGCCATCGCGCCGATCCTGGTGCTGGGCTGGTTCTGCCAGAAGCAGCTCGTGCGCGGGCTCACCTTCGGCGCGGTGAAATAGCTCACTCAACTTTGATAGGTGGTTCATGGGACGCATCACGCTGCAAGGTGTCAGCAAATCCTTCGACGACACACCGGTCATCCACGGCGCGGACCTGGAGATCGACGATGGCAAGTTCGTGGTCTTCGTCGGCCCGTCCGGCTGCGGCAAGACCACGTTGTTGCGCTTGATCGCCGGGCTGGAAGACGTCAGCGGCGGGCGCATCCTCATCGATGGCCAGGACGTCACCGGCCTGGCGCCGGCCAAGCGCGGGTTGTCGATGGTGTTTCAGTCCTATGCGCTGTATCCGCACATGAGCGTGCGCAACAACATCGCCTTCGGCCTGAAGATGGCGCGCGTAGCCAGCGCCGAGATCGAGCGGCGCGTGGCGCAGGCGGCCACGGTGCTCAACCTCACCGAGTATCTCGACCGCAAACCCGGGCAGCTGTCCGGCGGCCAGCGCCAGCGCGTGGCGATCGGCCGCGCCATCGTGCGCGAGCCCAAGGGCTTCCTGTTCGATGAGCCATTGTCCAACCTGGATGCCGCCCTGCGCGTGCAGATGCGCCTGGAAGTCACCCGCCTGCAGAAGCAGCTCAAGACCACCGCGGTCTATGTCACCCACGACCAGGTCGAAGCGATGACCATGGCCGACGAGATCGTGGTGCTGCAGGCCGGACGCATCGAGCAGGTCGGCACGCCGCTGGAGTTGTACGAGCGCCCTGCCAACGTGTTCGTGGCCGGCTTCATCGGCTCGCCGCGCATGAATCTGCTGCAGGGCGAGGTGGCCGCGCGCCACGGCGCGGTCACGCTCGGGGTACGCCCGGAACATATCGCCGTGCAACGCGGCAGCCCCGCACCGGGCACCGGCGATGCCTGGCAGGGCAGCGTCATCCAGGCCGAGCATCTGGGCAGCGACACCTTCGTCTACGTGGAGATCCCCGGCGTGGGCACGGTCGATGCGCGCTGCACCGGCGATCTGCGCGTGTACGTCGGCGAAACGGTGACCCTGGTCCCCGACCCGCAGCATCTGCACCGCTTCGACGCGCAGCAACAGGCCATGCGCTGAGCGCGCCACTGCCTGGTTGTTCCTTCCACGTATTCCTCCCCCGTTTTTGTTCCTCCCCCACGATCAAGACCCGCAGGAGATATGCCGATGTATCTGGACAAGTTCAAACTCGATGGCCGCGTGGCGGTCGTCACCGGCGGCGGCCGCGCGATCGGCCTGGCGATCTGCGAAGCGCTGGCCGAAGCCGGCGCCAAGGTGGTCATTGCCGATCACGATGCAGCGGTGGCCGAGCAAGGCCTGGCCATGCTGCGCAGCAAGGGCCTGGATGCGCAGATCGTGCAGATGGACGTCACCGATTCGGCACGCGTCACCAGCGTGGCCGATGCATTGAACGCCCAGTTCGGCAAGGTCGACATCCTGGTCAACAACGCCGGCATCGCACGTAGCCAGACCCCGGCCGAAACGGTCACCGACGAGCACTGGCTCAATGTCATCGACGTCAATCTCAATGGCACGTTCTGGTGCTGCCGCGCATTCGGCAAGCACATGCTGGACAGCGGCGACGGCGTGATCGTCAACGTCGGTTCGATGTCCGGCTTCATCGTCAACAAACCGCAGGCGCAGGCCTACTACAACGCCTCCAAGGCAGCGGTGCATCACCTGACCAAATCGCTGGCCGCCGAGTGGGGCGCGCGCGGGGTGCGCGTCAATGCAGTCGCGCCTACCTACATCGCCACGCCGCTCAATGCGTTCGTCAAGGAAGACCCGGCAATGTACGAGGCCTGGATCGGCGGCACGCCGATGGGGCGGCTGGGCGAAGTGGAAGAAATCGCCTCAGTGGCGCTGTTTTTGGCCTCCCCCGCCGCCAGCCTGATGACCGGCAGTATCGTGCTGGCTGATGGCGGCTATACCTGCTGGTAAGCCATGCAACCGACCGACGAGGCGATCTACATCGGCGTGGACGTGGGCACGGGCAGCGCCCGCGCCGGGCTGTTCGACGCGCGCGGCCAATTGCTCGGCACCGCGCGCCACGCCATCCAGACCTGGTACTTGCCCGGCGAGATGGTCGAGCAATCGTCGGCCGACATCTGGCAGGCCTGCGTGCTGGCGATCCGCGCCGCGCTGGCGCACACCGGCGTGGACGCCGCGCACGTGGCCGGCATCGGCTTCGATGCCACCTGCTCGCTGGTGGCGGTGGCCGCCGACGGCGGGCCGGTGTGCATCAGCCCAGCGGCCAGGTCGAGCGGGATGTGATCGTGTGGATGGACCACCGCGCCATCGCCCAGGCAGCGCACATCAACGCCACCGACGAGCCGGTGCTGCGCTATGTCGGCGGGCAGATTTCGACGGAAATGCAGACCCCCAAGCTGCTGTGGCTCAAGCAGCACCTGCCGGAGAGCTACACGCGCGCGGCGCATTTCTTCGACCTGGCCGACTGGTTGAGCTGGCGCGCGACCGGCAGCACCGCCCGCTCGCTGTGCACGGTGACCTGCAAGTGGACCTATGTGCAGCACGAAGGGGGCTGGAGCCGGCATTACTTCGAACGCATCGGCCTGGCCGACCTGCTGGACGATGCGGCCGCACGGATCGGCAACACGGTGGTGCCACCAGGCACCGCGCTGGGCCAGGGGCTGACGGCGCGCGCCGCGGACGAGTTCGGCCTGCGGGCGGGCACTGCGGTGGGTGCGGCGTTGATCGATGCCCACGCCGGTGCCATCGGCACGCTCGCCAGCCCGGCCGCAGAGGGCCGGCCGATGCCGCTCACCGCGCGGCTGGCCTATATCTTCGGCACCTCGGCCTGCGTACTGGCCAGCACGCAGACGCCGTGCTTCACGCCCGGCGTCTGGGGGCCTTACGGCTCCGCACTGGTCCCGGGACTGTGGCTCAACGAGGGTGGCCAATCCGCCGCCGGCGTGGCGATCGACACCCTGGTGCGCTCGCACCCGGGCTATGCCGACGCCAGCGCACAGGCGAGAGCCGCAGGCCAGGAGGTGCTGCAGTGGCTGGAGGAAGGCGTGCTGGCGCGCGTCGGCAGCGCCTCCCAGGCCGCCTGGCTGGCGCGCGGGCTGCATGTACTGCCGGACTATCTGGGCAACCGTTCGCCCGATGCCGACCCCAACGCCCGCGCGATGATTGCCGGGCTGACCATCGACCACGACCTGCACGGTCTGCAAGCGCTGTACGTGGCCGGCATCTGCGGCCTGGGTTATGGGCTGGCCGAGATCATCGATGCGCTGCGCGCACAGGGTGTCAGGTTCGACAACGTGATCATGAGTGGCGGCGCCAGCCACAGCCGCCTGGTCCGCCAGTTGATGGCCGATGCCTGTGGCGTGCCGGTGCAGGTCGCCGCCACCGCCGAACCGGTGTTGCTGGGCAGCGCGATGCTGGCCGCGGTGGCCAGCGGCGACGTTGCCGACCTGCCGGCCGCCATGTCGGCGATGAGCGGCCTGGGCGCGAGTACTGCAGCGACGCCGGACGACATCGCACGCTTGCATGCCGCGAAGCGACGCGGATACCAGGCCATGCAGGCGCTGGATCGGCAGTTGCGCCAAACGATGGACGGCATCGGCGAAGGATGACTGCTGACGCCTGTGGCGCGCGGGCGGCAAGCGCGCGCGTAGTTGGCGTCGGTCTGACGGCCAGAGCGCAGATCGGGCATCTGCATTGCATCCACGTCGATAAGTGCAGCTGAGGCACCGTCACGGGCAGCGGTCGGATGCGACACGCAGCATGCGTGCCACGCGGCAGCGCAGCGCGCGGGCTGCGGACTCGTCCCACCCCGGCGCAGCCATCCCGCCGCTCGCGCCATACCTTAAAACGCAAACAGCCCGCACAAGGCGGGCTGTCTGGCGATCGTCGGCCACCGCGGTGGCGAGTGACGGTCAGTCGTCGTTCTTGGACATGTCTTCGTCGGCGACCACTTCGGCGGCGGCCCATTCCAGCGCTTCGCGCTCGGCACGCTCGCGTTCGGCCTTCTCGACTTCATCGATCAGCGCGTTGTCGATCCGGCGGGCGGCGATCTCGCGCAGCGCCATCACGGTGGGCTTGTCGCTGGCGTCTGCGTTTTCGATCAACGGCTGCACGCCGTTGGCGAGCTGACGGGCGCGCTTGGAGGCCATCATGACCAGCTCGAAACGGTTGTTCACGACTTCCAGGCAATCTTCTACGGTAATGCGGGCCATGCGGGCTCCCGGCGACCAGCAACGGCCGCGCATCGAATGAGGGAAAGGGGGCGGAGTGTACGCCTGCGCCGCTGGGCGGGCAACCGGCGCCCATTCAGTTTGCTTTGGAATCAGCCACTTGGATCACATCGATCAAGACGCAGCGCTGTCCTGGTGCGCAGAACGGCCCCGCACGTTGGGCTGGGCCGTCCTCCCATGGACCGCGGCAACGTGCAGGACCTATTGCCGATTTCCAGCAGCAGCGTCGTTGCGCCGGGGCATCGAGCATCGATGCCCTGCAGCACTGCCTCAGTCCAGCAGCGCCTGGATCAATCCGGCATGCCGCTGCTGCTGCGCCTGCCGACGCAGCCGGCTGGCGGTGAAGATGGCGCACATCTCCGACACCGCGGTGTCGAAGGTTTCGTTGATGATGACGTAGTCGAACTCTTCGAAATGCAGCATCTCTTCGCGCGCGGCGGCCAGGCGCTGCGCCATCACGTCCTCGCTGTCCTGCCCGCGCTTGCGCATGCGCTCGTCCAGCGCCTGGCGCGAGGGCGGCAGGATGAACACGCTCACTGCATCGGGCACCTTCTGGCGTACCTGGCGTGCGCCCTGCCAATCGATCTCCAGCAGCACGTCGTGGCCGGCGGCCAGCTGCGGCTCCACCGACTGCCGCGCGGTGCCCTTCCAGTCGCCATGCACCAGCGCATATTCGAAGAAGTCGCCCGCTTCGATCATGCCCTGGAACTCGTCGGCGGAGACGAAATGGTAGTGCTCGGCATGCCGCTCGCCCGGCCGCGGCGCGCGCGAGGTGAACGAGATCGACAAGGCGATCTTCGGGTCGCGCGCCAGCGTGGCGTTGACGATGCTGCTCTTGCCGGCGCCGGAAGGGGCCGCAACGATATAGAGGGTGCCGCGCATAGGTCAGGGATTCGTGATTGGGGAGTCGGGATTCGCGAACGGACTGCGGACCGGTACCACCGGGGGCGACATGCTACCGGGATTGCTCACAGCCCGCAGATTCCGGCAGTGGCGGTTGCTACTCCCGAATGCCAAATCCCCAATCCCGGCTATTCGATGTTCTGCACCTGCTCGCGGATCTGGTCGATCAGCACCTTCAGATCCACTGCGGCGTTGGACGTGCGGCTGTCCACCGACTTGGAGCCCAGCGTATTGGCTTCGCGGTTGAACTCCTGCAGCAGAAAGTCCAGCCGGCGGCCAACCGGTTCGCGCTGCTTGAGCACGCGGCGGATTTCGGAAATGTGGCTGGACAGACGGTCCAGTTCTTCGTCCACGTCGAGCTTCTGCAGCCACAGCACCAGTTCCTGCTCGGCCCGGCCCGGGTCCACCGGATGCGGCAGATCGGCCAGGCGCGCGGCCAGCTTGACGCGCTGACCCTCGCGGATCACCGGGATCAAGACGCGCACCTCGGCGGCGATGCGTTCGATCGCATCCACACGCTCGCTGATGGCCTCGGCCAGCTTGCCGCCCTCGCGCTCGCGCGCAACCACAAAACTGTCGACCACCTCATCGAGCAAGGCCAGCGCCTGCGCCTGCAGCGCGGGGGCATCCACGTCCTGCACCTGCAGCACGCCGGGCAGCTGCAGCAACTCGGTGAAGCCCACCTGCAACTTGGGAAACAGCCCGTCCAGTCGTGTGGCCAGCGCACCCAGTTCGTGCAGCAGCGATTCGTTGACCGCCAGCGTCTGTGCGTTGTCCGGCGCGCGCAGGCGCAGCGTCAGATCCAGCTTGCCGCGGCTGTTCCTGGCTGCCACGCGTTCGCGCAGCAGCGGCTCCAGCGCGCGCAATTCTTCGGGCAGGCGCACGCCCACTTCCAGAAAGCGGTGGTTGACCGAGCGCAGCTCGCAACCAAGCGTGCCCCAGGGCGTGATGCGTTCGCCGCCAGCAAACGCGGTCATGCTTCGGATCATCGTCAATCCCGTACCGTCAAAGCGCGAATGGTACCCTAGCCGCCCACACCGGCCGGCTGCTGCCCGCCGTGCATTGGCGCCAAGACCCACCTCCCGACTTCCGGACTCATCGCATGACCTTTTCCCGTCCCAGCGGCCGCACGGCCGATCAGCTGCGCCCGGTGCGCATCGAACGCGCCTTCACCCGCCATGCCGAAGGCTCGGTGCTGGTGAGCTTCGGCGACACCCGCGTGCTGTGCACCGCCAGCGTGGAAAACCGCGTGCCAGGGTTCCTGCGCGGCAAGGGCGAAGGCTGGGTCACCGCCGAATACGGCATGCTGCCGCGCTCCACCCACACCCGCTCCGACCGCGAAGCCGCACGCGGCAAGCAGGGCGGGCGCACGCTGGAAATCCAGCGCCTGATCGGCCGCGCATTGCGCGCCTGCGTGGATCGCAATGCGCTGGGCGAGCGCACCATTACCCTTGACTGCGACGTGCTGCAGGCCGATGGCGGCACCCGTACTGCGGCGATCACCGGTGCCTACGTGGCGCTGGCCGATGCTGTGAATCTGCTGCTCAAGCGCGGCGACATCAAGAAGCACCCATTGATCGGCGCCGTCGCTGCGGTATCGGTGGGCATCTATCGCGGCGAGCCGGTGCTGGATCTGGATTATCCGGAAGACAGCGACTGCGACACCGACATGAATGTGGTGATGAACGATGGCGGCGGCTTCATCGAGCTGCAGGGCACCGCCGAAGGCCACGCATTCCGCCGCGACGAACTCAACGCGCTGCTCGCCCTGGCCGAAAAGGGCATGGGCGAATTGTTCGCACTGCAACGCGCTGCGCTGGCCGGATGAGCCGTCGCATCGCCCTGACCACCTTGTTGGTTGCCGACTACGACGCGGCCATCGCCTGGTACACCGGCGCGTTGGGCTTCCGGGTGCTGGAAGATCGCGCGCTCGGCGATGGCAAGCGCTGGGTGGTGATCGGCCCCGGCAGCGCGCAGGAGGCCGGCTTGCTGCTTGCGCAGCCGGCCGACGCCGCCCAGCGCGCACGCATCGGCGACCAGACCGGCGGGCGCGTGGATCATTTCCTCTATACCGACGACTTCTGGCGCGACCACGCGACGATGCAGGCGTTTGGCGTGGAGTTTCTGGAAACCCCGCGCGAAGAAGCCTACGGCACGGTCGTGGTGTTCCGCGATCTGTACGGCACCAAGTGGGATCTGCTGGAGCCCAAGCAATGAGACAACTGGTCCTGGCCAGCGGCAACGCCGGCAAGCTGGAAGAACTGCGCGCCATGCTGGCCGCGCTGCCGCTGCGCATCGTCGCGCAAGGCGAACTCGGCGTGGAAGACGTGCCGGAAACCGGCCTGACCTTCGTCGAGAACGCGTTGATCAAGGCACGCCACGCCAGCGCCGTCACCGGCCTGCCCGCGCTGGCCGACGACTCGGGCGTGATCGTCGATGCGCTCGGCGGTGCGCCCGGTTTGTACAGCGCGCGCTACGCCGGCAGCCCGACCAATGCGCAGGCCAACAACGCCAAGCTGCTCGATGCCATGCGCGATGTGCCCGCCGAACGCCGCAGCGCGCGCTTTTATGCGGTGATCGTGCTGCTGCGTCACCCGGAAGATCCGCAACCGCTGATCGCCGAAGGCAGCTGGGAAGGCGTGATCACCACGCAACCGCGCGGCGACGGCGGCTTCGGCTACAACCCGGTGTTTCTGGACCCGGTCTACGGCCTGACGGCGGCGGAAATGGACAGTGACCTGAAGAACCGCCTGAGCCACCGCGCAGTGGCGCTGGCCACGCTGCAGCACAAGCTGCACGCGCTGGCGCTGTAACGGACGACCCCACGCAGTGCCCGACCTGATCCCGCCCCCGCTTTCGCTCTACGTGCACCTGCCCTGGTGCGTCCGCAAATGCCCGTATTGCGATTTCAACTCGCATGCGGTCAAGGGCGTGTTGCCGTTCGAGGAGTATGTGGATGCATTGATCCGCGACCTGGATGCGGATCTGCCGCTGGTGTGGGGGCGCGTGGTGCATTCGGTGTTCTTCGGCGGCGGCACGCCCAGCCTGTTCCCGGCCGAGGCGATCGACCGCCTTTTGCAGGCCGCCGCCGCGCGCCTGCGCTTTGCGCCCAACCTTGAAATCACCCTGGAGACCAACCCGGGCACGGCCGAACATGGCCGCTTCGAGCACTACCGTGCGGCCGGCGTAAACCGGCTGAGCTTCGGGGTGCAGACCTTCGACGATGTGGCGTTGCAGCGGCTGGGCCGCATCCATGACAGCGCGGACGCCGAGCGCGCGATCAAGCTGGCGCAGGATGCCGGCTACGACAACGTCAATATCGACCTGATGTACGCGCTGCCCGAGCAGACGCTGCTGCAGGCCGAGCACGATCTTGAGCGTGCCTTCGCGCTGCAGCCCACCCACATGTCGCATTACCAGCTGACGCTGGAGCCGAATACGGTGTTCTTCGCGCGGCCGCCCAAGGGCATTCCCGACGACGAT comes from Xanthomonas vesicatoria ATCC 35937 and encodes:
- the rph gene encoding ribonuclease PH gives rise to the protein MTFSRPSGRTADQLRPVRIERAFTRHAEGSVLVSFGDTRVLCTASVENRVPGFLRGKGEGWVTAEYGMLPRSTHTRSDREAARGKQGGRTLEIQRLIGRALRACVDRNALGERTITLDCDVLQADGGTRTAAITGAYVALADAVNLLLKRGDIKKHPLIGAVAAVSVGIYRGEPVLDLDYPEDSDCDTDMNVVMNDGGGFIELQGTAEGHAFRRDELNALLALAEKGMGELFALQRAALAG
- a CDS encoding YicC/YloC family endoribonuclease, with protein sequence MIRSMTAFAGGERITPWGTLGCELRSVNHRFLEVGVRLPEELRALEPLLRERVAARNSRGKLDLTLRLRAPDNAQTLAVNESLLHELGALATRLDGLFPKLQVGFTELLQLPGVLQVQDVDAPALQAQALALLDEVVDSFVVAREREGGKLAEAISERVDAIERIAAEVRVLIPVIREGQRVKLAARLADLPHPVDPGRAEQELVLWLQKLDVDEELDRLSSHISEIRRVLKQREPVGRRLDFLLQEFNREANTLGSKSVDSRTSNAAVDLKVLIDQIREQVQNIE
- a CDS encoding FGGY family carbohydrate kinase produces the protein MQPTDEAIYIGVDVGTGSARAGLFDARGQLLGTARHAIQTWYLPGEMVEQSSADIWQACVLAIRAALAHTGVDAAHVAGIGFDATCSLVAVAADGGPVCISPAARSSGM
- a CDS encoding FGGY family pentulose kinase, whose protein sequence is MHQPSGQVERDVIVWMDHRAIAQAAHINATDEPVLRYVGGQISTEMQTPKLLWLKQHLPESYTRAAHFFDLADWLSWRATGSTARSLCTVTCKWTYVQHEGGWSRHYFERIGLADLLDDAAARIGNTVVPPGTALGQGLTARAADEFGLRAGTAVGAALIDAHAGAIGTLASPAAEGRPMPLTARLAYIFGTSACVLASTQTPCFTPGVWGPYGSALVPGLWLNEGGQSAAGVAIDTLVRSHPGYADASAQARAAGQEVLQWLEEGVLARVGSASQAAWLARGLHVLPDYLGNRSPDADPNARAMIAGLTIDHDLHGLQALYVAGICGLGYGLAEIIDALRAQGVRFDNVIMSGGASHSRLVRQLMADACGVPVQVAATAEPVLLGSAMLAAVASGDVADLPAAMSAMSGLGASTAATPDDIARLHAAKRRGYQAMQALDRQLRQTMDGIGEG
- a CDS encoding carbohydrate ABC transporter permease; protein product: MARRTSTLQILVTTVAAWVVGGVIFFPILWMLLTSFKTEVDAFSSPPSFVFFHWTLENYIAVQGRSDYFAHAWNSVAVSLGSTLIALAIAIPAAWSMAFSPTKRTRGILLWMLSTKMLPPVGVLVPIYLLYRDSGLLDTQLGLIIVLCLSNLPIMVWMLFNYFKDIPKDILEAARMDGATIGKEILYILAPMAVPGIASSLLLNVILAWNEAFWSLNLSSSQASPLTAFIASYSSPEGLFWAKLSAASTMAIAPILVLGWFCQKQLVRGLTFGAVK
- the rpoZ gene encoding DNA-directed RNA polymerase subunit omega, which codes for MARITVEDCLEVVNNRFELVMMASKRARQLANGVQPLIENADASDKPTVMALREIAARRIDNALIDEVEKAERERAEREALEWAAAEVVADEDMSKNDD
- the gmk gene encoding guanylate kinase encodes the protein MRGTLYIVAAPSGAGKSSIVNATLARDPKIALSISFTSRAPRPGERHAEHYHFVSADEFQGMIEAGDFFEYALVHGDWKGTARQSVEPQLAAGHDVLLEIDWQGARQVRQKVPDAVSVFILPPSRQALDERMRKRGQDSEDVMAQRLAAAREEMLHFEEFDYVIINETFDTAVSEMCAIFTASRLRRQAQQQRHAGLIQALLD
- a CDS encoding carbohydrate porin — encoded protein: MKIRHTTPALTMLLAGLACTQANAQAFDPDKHIGGDWGGLRSRLADDGIQFKLAHFSQTAHNTSGGLRERTAYADQFFLGGYFDLERLWGWSGADFKLEITNRNGELINNTAGIPTLLQSQQIFGRGDVTRLTQFSLTQRLFDDTLTLKAGRLYPSADFFALNCNYQHLTFCSGGSSNYISNNWYGDPLSAWGGVVTFSPDKRWFFRVGGYDANPQNRSTDQGLKLGTSGDDHGTMIVAEVEVKPDYGNGIDGDYRIGATRNSNDQLRVYTRSGLPTSLGTDPAALQDTDRAFYANFEQQVTSNGAGGGLRLFASIIDADEDVSTVGQVLAIGGFWKGLSATRPNDRVGVAVGRNALSDSLRAAQTRYNQRLPAGAAAIGVQRYEYPIELNYNIAVSRGIEVMPSVQYIRHPGGLDGDNATILGLQVSLNF
- a CDS encoding SDR family NAD(P)-dependent oxidoreductase yields the protein MYLDKFKLDGRVAVVTGGGRAIGLAICEALAEAGAKVVIADHDAAVAEQGLAMLRSKGLDAQIVQMDVTDSARVTSVADALNAQFGKVDILVNNAGIARSQTPAETVTDEHWLNVIDVNLNGTFWCCRAFGKHMLDSGDGVIVNVGSMSGFIVNKPQAQAYYNASKAAVHHLTKSLAAEWGARGVRVNAVAPTYIATPLNAFVKEDPAMYEAWIGGTPMGRLGEVEEIASVALFLASPAASLMTGSIVLADGGYTCW
- the rdgB gene encoding RdgB/HAM1 family non-canonical purine NTP pyrophosphatase, yielding MRQLVLASGNAGKLEELRAMLAALPLRIVAQGELGVEDVPETGLTFVENALIKARHASAVTGLPALADDSGVIVDALGGAPGLYSARYAGSPTNAQANNAKLLDAMRDVPAERRSARFYAVIVLLRHPEDPQPLIAEGSWEGVITTQPRGDGGFGYNPVFLDPVYGLTAAEMDSDLKNRLSHRAVALATLQHKLHALAL
- the hemW gene encoding radical SAM family heme chaperone HemW: MPDLIPPPLSLYVHLPWCVRKCPYCDFNSHAVKGVLPFEEYVDALIRDLDADLPLVWGRVVHSVFFGGGTPSLFPAEAIDRLLQAAAARLRFAPNLEITLETNPGTAEHGRFEHYRAAGVNRLSFGVQTFDDVALQRLGRIHDSADAERAIKLAQDAGYDNVNIDLMYALPEQTLLQAEHDLERAFALQPTHMSHYQLTLEPNTVFFARPPKGIPDDDAAWDIQEHCQALLAEAGYAQYEVSAYAKPGRQCAHNLNYWRFGDYLGIGAGAHGKISSGAQQHVLRRWKHKHPQTYLASAGSAASIGGDEIVPLERLPFEYMLNLLRLHEGFRLSDFEASTGLAASAIAAPVARAVAQGWLIEQHGRVVPTELGRRFTNDVVELFLS
- a CDS encoding carbohydrate ABC transporter permease; translated protein: MATHQTQKLARFLIAPAIVLLLAWMIVPLAMTVWFSTLNYNLLTPDKTFVGPGNYRYFLGNPAFMSSLGNTLLLVGSVLAITAVFGVLIALLLDQVFVGRRIVRLMLIAPFFVMPTVSALIWKNLLMHPVSGLLAWLWQCAGLTPIDWFTQYPMFSIIVIVAWQWLPFAVLILLTALQSLDEEQQEAALMDGAGAFDRFFHLTLPHLARPLTIVVLIETIFLLTVFVEIYVTTGGGPGLQTTNLAYLIYSQALLQYDVGAASAGGLIAVVLANIAAIFLVRIVGKNLET
- a CDS encoding ABC transporter ATP-binding protein, whose amino-acid sequence is MGRITLQGVSKSFDDTPVIHGADLEIDDGKFVVFVGPSGCGKTTLLRLIAGLEDVSGGRILIDGQDVTGLAPAKRGLSMVFQSYALYPHMSVRNNIAFGLKMARVASAEIERRVAQAATVLNLTEYLDRKPGQLSGGQRQRVAIGRAIVREPKGFLFDEPLSNLDAALRVQMRLEVTRLQKQLKTTAVYVTHDQVEAMTMADEIVVLQAGRIEQVGTPLELYERPANVFVAGFIGSPRMNLLQGEVAARHGAVTLGVRPEHIAVQRGSPAPGTGDAWQGSVIQAEHLGSDTFVYVEIPGVGTVDARCTGDLRVYVGETVTLVPDPQHLHRFDAQQQAMR
- a CDS encoding VOC family protein, which translates into the protein MSRRIALTTLLVADYDAAIAWYTGALGFRVLEDRALGDGKRWVVIGPGSAQEAGLLLAQPADAAQRARIGDQTGGRVDHFLYTDDFWRDHATMQAFGVEFLETPREEAYGTVVVFRDLYGTKWDLLEPKQ